Part of the Zingiber officinale cultivar Zhangliang chromosome 6A, Zo_v1.1, whole genome shotgun sequence genome, AATgacagaattttaaaaataatgaaggatattttcatgatttacttaaaaataaatctaaaatgaaaAAAAACTCTGATTCTATTAATTGTTCTTTTGAGTATTTATTAACACGATACTTATGTGCACACTTTCGAGAGACAACATATTTCCACAAAAGATGCCTAAATTATTTCGACTTTTTTTGTCCACAAACTGTGAGGCAAAGTGGATACGTGATTGCTTCATGATAAGACTAGGAACTTGAATATTATCCACCATTACTTATGCGAGAAAAGGCATCATTGTAGCAATATATTGGGGGTGGCAACATTGACTTCGAAGATGAGATGAATGATATTATTCTCgtaatatttcctttttttcaaaaaatgagaATAGCAATATTATTATTCTTGTGGTGTTTCTTTTCGAACTTGAGTGGATAATATTGTTCTACATGTTTATTGTTCTCGCcatatttctttttttaaaaaagtggTGACTCATATGTTGTCGACTATTCCTTCTTATCATGTGTATCTTTAGAAAGATTTTGTGTCGATGGATATGTCGATTGGACATTGTATTTCACACACAAAGTTAATGTGACAATTTATGCctttaataaatctaacttaactttaGTGCCCCGTCTCAAACATAGTGTAACAATCAAATTTTTTGTGCTTATGgacaaaacatttaaaatttgaatctaaaGGCTTTTCATAAAAGATTTCTCCTATCGTATCTCTTCCTCATGTGTCTTAGCCCCATAAAAAGATACCTTAAGGGAATGCTAATCTCTTCGAAATATTATGGACTTAAATTTTGTGCGTTTCAAATAATTGTTAGCATTAATGAAATaacaaatcatttttttaaaaaattataaaataaaataaaaagcaaTGGACTTCCCTTTAAATCTACGCACAATTTCAACGAAAACGACActtgaattatttttttctttccctcatCCCGCATTTTCGCCAAGGAAACACTACACTTTAGGGTTAGCTTTTGAAGGAATAGTTATCACACAATTCGAGCATTAGCTCACTCATGGCTCAACCAGGCCCCTACCTTATGGTATATGCCTTGCTAGGGCCTCTCCAACTCAACCTAGCTCAATAAGATATGATGTTGGATTTAatatacaaaatcaaatgagCATTTGATGTCTATCATGTCTTTTAGAATTAGGGTTAGTTATTGTTGATAATTATCATACAACATTAAGTACTGAGGAGGGAGCTAGAATTAGTGTTAAAACCCGtactctagatttttttttattgttacaaAAGGTAATTACGCACACTTCATGCGTCTCTCAAAGCCAATCCCCAGATTATGTGAAGGAGGGCAAAATACTAGATTAGGTTATAGTCGACTGTCAAATGACTAAGGATTACCTATAAGGGTTATGAAATGCAAATGGTGAAATCCCAAGTGAAATCATATTTTTCATAATATCAAGAAAGTAGGGAAACAAACATGCTACGGACCTGCAActcttaaaagaaagttttagcCAATACAGAGTGAAATACCTGGTTCAGTTGAAACAAGCAAGCACACAAACATACCGATAAGCTGATAAAGTACTGCTATGAAAAGTGATACATCTTCTGTGTCCAGAAACAGCAGCATTGGTGGTAGATTTTTATTTGAGAGCTTGGGCATGGTGGTGGATGTGGTCGTCTATGAAGGTTGAGATGAAGAAATAAGAATGGTCGTAACCAGGCTGCATTCGAAGTACTAATGGAACGTTTGCAGCTTTGCAGGCTGCCTCAAAGCTAGTTGGAAGAAGTTGGTTGTGAAGGAAGTTGTCATTCTCTCCCTGTCATTCAAATCACAATTGTGTCAGAATTTGAAAATTTGGTATCATTGAAAAATCAAAGCTATAATTCATGAATCATAGTATTGAATGATGTCGATTGTGTATTTGTCCAAGGGGAATATAAGTGATGCTGCAAACTTAAAAGAGTACCCATTTTGTGCTGCCAAATAGCTTTTTTCCGGCTGGAACATAACTTGTGATGAACTCATATCAAGTAAGATAGCTAGATTCTCTCCAAAGTGTGGTGCAGGTGGAATTGTGCATTGTTTAGGAACATTGGAAACCACTGGAAACAAAATCACACCAGGCTGGCTTCTTTACACACTGTGGATGGCACAATGCTACAAAATCTTTAGAGGTAAAGAACTATTAGACGAGTTTTAGCAATCATCTGACTGGAGCTGCTGTTAAACTGGAGTGCCAAAGCACAGAATACTTGAGTTGAGTGAGTCAAACGGGTCGCATGAGCTGAAAGGTCACTCAAAATAGGAAAATGGACTAAAGGGCCAATTAGCCTGGTCAGGTTGGACAGGGCAAATGGGTAGGGAAGTTTTGTCACACCCGACTGAGTAGATCATGCAAGTTAGACGAGGCAGATAAAATAGTTCATACAGAGATATTTAATCATTATGTAAACTATTCCTTGTTTATTCTTTAACTTCTTATGaaccaaatataaaaataattgttTCATATCTATTTCATTTCATAAACTAAACTAATGAAtacttatttcttcttttattccTTAATCATGCTATTCCATTCCTGAAACCAAGCATCCTAGAAAAGGTGTTACCATCAAGGATGCATTTACTTTGCAAAAGGCAAAAGAAAGATGGCCGACAAAAAAATTgtaaataaacaaaacaatatTAATACCTGGTCAATTAAGATGGTTGTTGAAATATTGGTGGTCTTTCCAACTAAAGATGTCGCATCATATTCCTGAAAGTAATAGAAAATAGAAGTTAAATTTTAATGTTCTCAAGAATTCAACAGTTATCTGACAGATTAATTGCAAGATGCATACCTCCCAGTCTGATTTATTGCTGCCAAGATAGTTTGAAAATGCCTTTTGACCCCAAGGGCAATTTATGGGATTTGCAATGGGTGCAAAAGCCGAAACTGACTGAAAGCAATAGCAAGATGAACTGACATACACTTATGTAATTTTCTTACTTAGCTGTTGTTAATTCAAGCCAACATTTCAGAGTACCTTATATTTTTCCTGATTTTTCAAGTATATAGTCAATGCGCCATGCCCACCCATCGAATGCCCAGAGATTGATGCTCTTGTGATGTCAAGTTGTTCGAAATTTTCAGTGAGAACTTTCGGTAATTCCTTTATGATGTAGTCATACATACGCCAATTTCTCCACTTCTCCTCGGTGGCATTTAGATAAAACCCAGCACCTACAGAAAACAAAAAATGAGTTCGATCAAGAAATGACAGGAAATTATTCCTTAATGTTAAGAATGAGATAGCAGTAGGTATCATACAGCAGGGAAGACATGCGAATTAAGGACTAGACTTGAAAATTAAAGCCAATTTTGAAACTGATATGCAATCTGAGGATAGAAAATTTCCCTGTTATTAGTAATTTCCAGATAGGTTTGAAAcaaaaaattagttttaattggTAATATTACCTTGAAGGGTTTAACAAATTAGAGATTATCTCTGAGAGTATTGCTATGAGAATGAAACATAGGAATTGTTTTTCCCCCTATGCTATTGGCCTATTGCAAAAGTAACTGTCAAATAACCTAAGACAATTTATATGAATGAAAATTCAAATATCGGATAAAGAAGCTGCATAAATAAATTACACGAATTATATAATACTCATGTAAATGAGTTTTGTGTGAACTTTTGATAGGTTCATTTCCTAAAATTATGATTTACGTGTTATGCTTCAATAGTTTTATTAAATGCAAAGTAAAGTAATCCAAGATGAACATAATCTCATTAAATATTGCAggcactaatatatatatatatatatatatataagttttagCCTGCACACTCATGGGCGACCCTCGGCGGTCCAGGCCCGGACCTATGAGGATCGCCCATAAGTGTGCAGAGTAAGGGTGTGCAAGgtatcatctctctctctctctctctctctctctctctatatatatatatatatatatatcagcctGCACACTCATGGGCGACCCTCGGCGGTCCAGGCCCGGACCTATGAGGATCGCCCATAAGTGTGCAGAGTAAGGGTGTGCAAGgtatcatctctctctctctctctctctctctctctctctctatatatatatatatatattagcctGCACACTCATGGGCGGTCCAGGCCTGGACCTACGAGGATCGCCCATAAGTGTGCAGAGTAAGGATGTGCAAGgtatcatctctctctctctctctctctctctctctatatatatatatatatatatatatatatatatgtgtgtgtgtgtgtgtggagaaCAAAGTAGAcccactaaaaataaaaatgcagaCTGAAGTATAATATTGGATCTATATGTTCCAATCAGGCTTAAAAATACAAGCTACATATTCAGAATGAGATTGGTAATTCTATATAGTTATACTGAATTTGGAAGGTAAATTGCAATCTTTGTTTCTTCCCCACATACATCAAAGCCACATCCATGCTTCaccagctttttttttttttttgtctcaaaGCAATGATCAATTTCCAGTGCATCATATTATCAATTGATTTAGACATTGACCTAGTTCAGCTGCATACCAAAAAGGCATGTAGGAAGATTTTCAAAGTCCCTGAGAAACACTATCCTGTGGAACCAACAATGTTCTTTGCTTGAATGAAATATGAAAGGGAGATAGAATCTCACTCAATCAAATATGCTTAAAACATGATCTTTCTATGCTTACCAACTCCAAAGTCCCAGTTATCTGCCTCCCCTTCCACATTTAGCCCCCCTGCGTGGACCACAAAGAAACATATTATGTGCTGCATAATCCTAGTCCATCTGCTGAGCAGTCAAAATTCAAAACACATTAAATCTTATCAACCATAAAAGTAATAATGGTGGGAACAAACACGAAGAACCaatatttatgatgcttatggGACACATAGAAATACACCTGAATATGGTTTTTCTAATTTAGTATAGAAATTGCTGGCAGAGCAGGAGGATAAAATTTGCACTTCGCATCTCATTCTGACAAAGAAAAATGATACCCATCACCGTGTGATAACATGATGGTGGTTCCCCAAAATTGTATGTCATAAAGTAGCATAAAGTCATAAACTTCTCTTAAAAGGTGATACACTAATTTGAAATACCTTAATCCTTTTTTGCTCTATTGTTTTTTCTTTGACGATgaactttaataaattgaaaaaataataagTGGCTTCTATATTGAACAATGATTTTGACAAACTTGTGCAAAATGATTTGTTAATAAATTTatacaaaaatatataatatctcaGTAACATCAGAATTTCAATAATGCATTCAAGGACAATCTCTATCTCATTTTAGACTTTTAAACTTCTCCCCAAATAGGGAACTATTATAAAGAGATATCTTAAAGTCACTAATATCGGATTGCCTGGGATGAGTCGTGTATGACAAATCTCCTATGCTCATTGGCTTTCTGTAAAAAATCTGGTAGTAAAGC contains:
- the LOC121997680 gene encoding S-formylglutathione hydrolase-like; translated protein: MDQKPAEISSSKMFGGYNRRFRHFSPTLGCAMTFTVYFPPSSSPSQKFPILYWLSGLSCTDENFIIKSGAQRVASSEGIALVAPDTSPRGLNVEGEADNWDFGVGAGFYLNATEEKWRNWRMYDYIIKELPKVLTENFEQLDITRASISGHSMGGHGALTIYLKNQEKYKSVSAFAPIANPINCPWGQKAFSNYLGSNKSDWEEYDATSLVGKTTNISTTILIDQGENDNFLHNQLLPTSFEAACKAANVPLVLRMQPGYDHSYFFISTFIDDHIHHHAQALK